A part of Camelus ferus isolate YT-003-E chromosome 6, BCGSAC_Cfer_1.0, whole genome shotgun sequence genomic DNA contains:
- the TIPIN gene encoding LOW QUALITY PROTEIN: TIMELESS-interacting protein (The sequence of the model RefSeq protein was modified relative to this genomic sequence to represent the inferred CDS: deleted 1 base in 1 codon) codes for MVEPQESDLIDLPDYERIEDETFPPFPPPASLEREGGDGAELDEESGRGAPVPVPPKRTVKRNVPKLDAQRLISERGLPALRHVFDKTKFKGKGHEAEDLKTLIRHMEHWAHRLFPKLQFEDFIDRVEYLGNKKEVQTCLKRIRLDLPVLHEDFISNNDEVGENNDHDVSATELDPFLTNSSESAKFASESSRSLTEEQQERIERNKQLALERRQAKLLSNSQSLGNDLLVNTPSAQTAEGGNPGEDQEEEESTGFNRDLDSPHVDAAADPVNEEEELKIEKTQLDQSC; via the exons ATGGTAGAACCACAGGAGAGTGACTTGATTGACCTACCAGATTATGAGCGTATAGAAGATGagacttttcctcctttcccacctccagcctctctggaGAGAGAAGGTGGTGATGGTGCTGAACTGGATGAAG AGTCGGGGAGAGGAGCACCTGTGCCTGTACCGCCAAAGAGAACAGTTAAAAGGAACGTACCCAAGCTGGACGCTCAGAG ATTAATTTCAGAGAGAGGGCTTCCAGCATTAAGGCATGTGTTTGATAAGACAAAATTTAAAGGTAAAGGTCATGAG GCTGAAGACTTAAAGACGCTAATCAGACACATGGAGCACTGGGCACATAGGCTGTTCCCTAAGCTGCAATTTGAAGATTTTATTGACAGAGTTGAATACctgggaaataaaaaggaagtccAG ACCTGTTTAAAACGAATTCGACTTGATCTCCCTGTTTTGCATGAAGATTTTATTAGCAATAATG ATGAAGTAGGGGAAAATAATGACCATGATGTATCTGCTACCGAATTAGATCCCTTTCTGACAAACTCATCTGAAAGTGCAAAGTTTGCTTCTGAGTCAAGTAGGAGCCTAACAGAAGAACAACAAGAGAGAATTGAGAGAAATAAACAACTGGCCTTGGAAAGAAGGCAGGCAAAGCTCCTGAGTAATAGTCAGTCCCTAGGAAACG ACTTGTTAGTGAACACACCCAGCGCACAGACAGCAGAAGGGGGTAACCCAGGTGAGGATCAAGAGGAGGAAGAATCA ACTGGATTTAACAGAGACCTAGACAGTCCACATGTCGATGCTGCTGCTGATCCTGTAAATGAAGAggaggaattaaaaatagaaaaaacacaaCTGGACCAATCCTGTTAA